From a region of the bacterium genome:
- a CDS encoding response regulator transcription factor, whose product MDNSGHTPVTMLLLIEDDESIAEPLVFGLRGEGFEVQHALTGRQGLQLARSAHPDIVLLDVMLPDVDGFTVCRTLRKESSVPILMLTARGQELERVMGLEVGADDYLVKPFSFRELVSRIRAMLRRRALDRGEAPAAERLTVGEIALERMARRVWRAGRPVDLRPREFDLLRTLLEHAGEALSREELLTRVWGPEWVGDPRTLDVHIHWLREKLEDDPSRPRLIETVRGHGYRLMEPPGPTADAS is encoded by the coding sequence ATGGATAACAGCGGCCACACCCCCGTCACGATGCTCCTCCTCATTGAAGACGACGAGAGCATCGCTGAGCCGCTCGTTTTCGGGCTGCGGGGCGAAGGATTTGAGGTGCAGCATGCCCTAACCGGCAGACAGGGGCTTCAGCTCGCCCGCAGCGCTCATCCCGATATTGTCTTACTGGATGTGATGTTGCCGGACGTGGATGGGTTCACCGTATGTCGGACCCTTCGGAAAGAATCGTCAGTTCCCATTCTCATGCTGACCGCTCGGGGCCAGGAACTGGAACGGGTCATGGGCCTCGAGGTCGGTGCCGACGACTATCTCGTCAAGCCGTTCAGCTTCCGCGAGCTCGTTTCCAGAATACGAGCGATGCTGCGGCGCCGCGCGCTAGATCGCGGCGAGGCGCCGGCGGCGGAGCGGCTCACGGTCGGTGAGATCGCCTTGGAGCGTATGGCCCGTCGTGTGTGGCGGGCCGGGCGCCCCGTCGACCTTCGCCCGCGGGAGTTCGACCTGCTGAGGACCCTACTCGAACACGCCGGCGAGGCGCTCTCACGCGAGGAGCTGCTTACCCGTGTGTGGGGACCCGAGTGGGTCGGAGATCCCAGAACGTTGGACGTACATATCCACTGGTTGCGGGAGAAATTGGAAGACGATCCGTCACGGCCTCGCCTGATCGAAACCGTCCGCGGCCACGGATACCGACTCATGGAACCTCCCGGGCCCACAGCCGATGCTTCGTAG
- a CDS encoding HAMP domain-containing sensor histidine kinase, which produces MLRSLHAHLLVTYLALAILGLGGLTLWTGQRLQAIRLEQVEQNLALQADLIAGAFREPLERLHGGEQTERAPLTNLAQLYAQRTGGRVIVLDPQLRVLTSSDDRAAGWTLTGRPELLAAQRGRDVFDVRRDDGGGAERLFVAAVVRHEGNRSPLAFVQFSVPAAGIYTELRRTWLGLLISGGVVLLATVVASMLLARRIAAPIRSLTGVTEAMAAGDLAHQVTPAGPEEVERLGRAFNLMAERVRETLTHQKAFVAHAAHELRSPLTSLRLRLELLQTPQHGHDAVTRRYLVEMAQQVASMQHLMDHLLALSALDEAQRPPRTSLDLAPILYELADEMGPLARAAGLDLAAEVPPHLPPVHANAEQMRIVVRNLLDNAIKYTPAPGRVSLAAEPAGNAVRIRVADTGVGIPREELPLVFDRFYRVEGGSLKRPGGSGLGLALVQGIVAAHGGTIQIESEPGQGTTCTVRLPQRAAYTMMEPLEVTPP; this is translated from the coding sequence ATGCTTCGTAGCTTACACGCCCACCTGCTTGTCACCTATCTCGCGCTCGCGATCCTCGGGCTGGGCGGACTTACTCTGTGGACCGGGCAGCGTCTGCAGGCGATCCGTCTCGAGCAGGTCGAGCAGAATCTCGCCCTGCAGGCTGATCTAATCGCGGGAGCGTTCCGAGAGCCCCTTGAGCGTCTCCACGGAGGCGAACAGACGGAACGGGCTCCGCTCACAAATCTGGCCCAATTATACGCGCAGAGAACCGGCGGACGGGTCATCGTGCTGGATCCCCAATTACGGGTCCTGACGAGTTCTGACGATCGAGCCGCTGGGTGGACCCTCACGGGTCGACCGGAACTCCTTGCGGCCCAGCGGGGGCGGGACGTGTTCGACGTTCGCCGAGACGACGGCGGCGGAGCCGAACGTCTCTTCGTTGCCGCCGTAGTCAGGCATGAAGGCAATCGGTCCCCCCTCGCCTTTGTGCAGTTCTCCGTGCCCGCGGCCGGGATCTATACGGAGCTACGCCGGACCTGGCTGGGGCTGCTCATTTCCGGCGGCGTCGTGCTGCTGGCGACGGTGGTGGCAAGCATGTTGCTGGCCCGCCGGATCGCCGCTCCCATCCGCAGCCTGACCGGGGTTACCGAGGCCATGGCGGCCGGCGACCTCGCGCATCAGGTCACGCCGGCGGGCCCCGAGGAGGTTGAGCGGCTGGGGCGGGCGTTCAATCTGATGGCTGAGCGCGTCCGGGAAACCCTCACTCACCAGAAGGCGTTCGTCGCGCACGCGGCCCATGAGCTGCGCTCTCCGCTCACGAGCCTGCGCCTGCGCCTGGAACTGCTGCAGACCCCGCAGCACGGGCACGACGCGGTGACCCGCCGCTACCTCGTCGAAATGGCGCAACAGGTCGCCTCCATGCAGCACCTCATGGATCACCTGCTCGCGCTGTCGGCGCTCGACGAGGCCCAACGCCCGCCCCGGACCTCTCTGGATCTGGCGCCTATCCTCTATGAGCTCGCCGACGAGATGGGCCCGCTCGCCCGCGCCGCCGGTCTCGACCTGGCGGCGGAGGTCCCTCCGCACCTGCCCCCGGTGCATGCGAACGCCGAGCAGATGCGCATCGTCGTCCGCAATCTCCTCGACAACGCGATCAAGTATACGCCCGCGCCGGGGCGCGTGTCCCTCGCCGCCGAGCCGGCCGGAAACGCGGTCCGCATCCGCGTCGCGGACACCGGCGTCGGCATCCCCCGCGAGGAGCTCCCGCTCGTCTTCGACCGCTTCTACCGCGTGGAGGGCGGCAGCCTCAAGCGACCCGGCGGATCCGGGTTGGGCCTCGCGCTGGTGCAGGGGATCGTCGCGGCCCACGGAGGAACAATCCAGATCGAGAGCGAGCCGGGACAGGGAACGACCTGCACCGTCCGTTTGCCCCAGCGAGCTGCCTACACCATGATGGAGCCCCTGGAGGTGACACCACCGTGA
- a CDS encoding cytochrome b N-terminal domain-containing protein, with the protein MWVAVDARLVLHNFLYEVPAYANTLPYLLGAITLAGLVILVVTGVLLGQFYAPDPGVANASIRFVMTQVRGGEVIRGIHVWAAHLTVVVLLLHLIRVYVTGAYRFPREANWVVGVALLATLLAFFFTGTVLRWDQGAIEALAHNVAFARLLGVFGGWFSPAFSSHVPLLTRLYMAHVSLLPLVLFILLSGHLYLVRQHGFSPHLAHPESPQSRYTFAHHLKGAAGYGCLMLGLALALALILPPGQGPAPVPGIEVTKPPWLFLPAYGLETLFGLAGLWGVVTVFLWLLAVPILDRGGAPGWKGRRRALTAGAAVAAAVIGLGIYAWLSSPVAHLH; encoded by the coding sequence GTGTGGGTTGCGGTAGACGCCCGGCTCGTCCTCCACAACTTCCTGTACGAGGTCCCGGCCTACGCCAACACGCTCCCGTATTTGTTGGGGGCGATTACGCTCGCGGGGTTAGTGATCCTTGTCGTCACGGGCGTCCTCCTGGGCCAATTCTATGCTCCGGACCCCGGCGTCGCGAACGCTAGTATCCGCTTCGTCATGACCCAGGTGCGGGGCGGAGAGGTGATCCGAGGGATCCACGTCTGGGCCGCCCATCTGACCGTGGTGGTGCTCCTCCTTCACCTGATACGTGTCTATGTGACGGGCGCCTACCGATTTCCACGCGAGGCCAACTGGGTCGTGGGCGTCGCGCTGCTGGCCACGTTGCTGGCCTTTTTCTTCACCGGGACCGTGCTGCGCTGGGACCAGGGAGCGATCGAGGCCCTGGCGCACAACGTGGCGTTCGCCCGCCTGTTGGGGGTGTTCGGCGGCTGGTTCTCGCCCGCGTTTTCGAGTCACGTGCCGCTGCTGACCCGGCTGTATATGGCGCATGTCAGCCTGCTGCCGCTTGTGCTCTTCATCCTGCTTTCTGGGCACCTCTACTTGGTCCGACAGCACGGGTTCTCCCCGCACCTGGCTCATCCGGAATCGCCGCAGTCGCGGTACACATTCGCCCACCACCTTAAAGGAGCCGCCGGGTACGGCTGTCTCATGCTCGGCCTTGCGCTGGCGCTCGCGCTGATTTTACCACCCGGGCAGGGGCCCGCTCCGGTCCCCGGGATCGAGGTGACTAAACCCCCATGGCTGTTCCTGCCCGCGTATGGCCTGGAAACTTTGTTTGGCCTGGCGGGGCTGTGGGGGGTGGTGACGGTCTTCTTGTGGTTGCTCGCCGTCCCGATCTTAGATCGCGGCGGCGCGCCGGGGTGGAAGGGCAGGCGGCGAGCGCTAACGGCGGGGGCGGCGGTTGCGGCCGCAGTGATCGGACTCGGTATCTACGCTTGGCTGTCGTCCCCGGTCGCTCATCTCCACTGA